In Macadamia integrifolia cultivar HAES 741 chromosome 5, SCU_Mint_v3, whole genome shotgun sequence, a single window of DNA contains:
- the LOC122078448 gene encoding probable receptor-like protein kinase At1g30570: MILVYEYMVNGNLQNHLFGNFLRPLTWKERLKICIDTASGIDYLHTWGESGIIHGDVKTANILLDENCVAKMSDFGLSRTGSAFDDAHITSTIKGTCGYMAPEYMVGGQLTRKTDVYAFGVVLFEIVRGRPLIDRLDGVVFDPIGWAPRQRLLETIVDQRLEGNYSPKSLKKFGKILKKCVAKEGKNRPTMGEVLRDLEYVLQLHEAWLISTTITTDAAEEDSTISSSDDTVGYNDSRIRTELASDFTSRVQFSSATVECDDFSDLVNPQGR, from the coding sequence ATGATTTTGGTGTATGAATATATGGTAAATGGGAATCTACAGAATCATCTCTTTGGGAATTTTCTCCGACCATTGACATGGAAGGAGAGATTAAAGATTTGTATAGATACTGCAAGTGGGATCGACTACCTTCACACATGGGGAGAGAGTGGTATAATCCATGGGGATGTTAAGACAGCCAACATACTATTGGATGAGAACTGTGTAGCAAAGATGTCTGATTTTGGGTTGTCAAGAACAGGTTCTGCATTTGATGATGCCCATATAACTAGTACTATAAAGGGAACCTGCGGATATATGGCTCCAGAATACATGGTAGGAGGGCAATTGACCAGAAAAACTGATGTCTATGCTTTTGGTGTAGTACTATTTGAGATTGTTCGAGGTCGACCGCTTATAGATCGATTAGATGGTGTAGTCTTCGACCCTATAGGATGGGCACCCCGACAGAGATTGCTTGAAACCATTGTAGACCAACGGCTTGAAGGGAATTACTCTCCAAAATCATTGAAGAAATTTGGGAAGATTTTAAAGAAATGCGTTGCCAAGGAGGGTAAGAATCGACCCACAATGGGGGAAGTGTTGCGGGATTTAGAGTATGTCTTGCAACTTCATGAAGCTTGGTTAATAAGCACTACTATTACTACTGATGCTGCTGAGGAAGATTCCACCATCTCCTCATCGGATGATACAGTTGGGTACAATGATTCAAGGATCAGAACTGAATTGGCCTCTGATTTTACTAGTCGGGTACAGTTCTCCTCTGCTACAGTTGAGTGTGATGACTTCTCTGATCTGGTAAACCCTCAAGGTCGGTAA
- the LOC122078084 gene encoding TMV resistance protein N-like, producing MAALDWASNTSTFTIGCSSYDVFLNFRGEDTRNNFTGFLNLVLKNRGIDVFIDSKKLWTGEAIGSALLRAIEGSKISIPVFSQGYAHSKWCLLELAQIFQCYNSSNQLVLPIFFDVEPSSVRNQTGSFEEAFREHEKNYEPHIVESWRKALSEIGNLKGEVIDKHK from the coding sequence ATGGCTGCACTAGATTGGGCTTCCAACACCTCCACATTCACAATTGGATGTTCTAGTTATGATGTGTTCCTCAACTTCAGGGGCGAAGATACTCGTAATAACTTCACTGGATTCCTCAACTTGGTTTTGAAAAACAGAGGAATTGATGTATTTATTGACAGTAAGAAGTTGTGGACTGGAGAAGCCATTGGCTCAGCCTTACTTAGAGCTATTGAGGGGTCCAAAATCTCCATCCCTGTCTTCTCCCAAGGTTATGCTCACAGCAAATGGTGCCTGCTGGAACTTGCACAGATTTTTCAATGTTACAACTCCAGCAATCAACTGGTTTTGCCCATATTCTTTGATGTTGAGCCATCTAGTGTTCGGAATCAAACCGGAAGTTTTGAAGAAGCATTTCGAGAGCACGAGAAGAATTATGAACCCCATATCGTAGAAAGTTGGAGGAAAGCTTTGAGTGAGATAGGAAATTTGAAAGGAGAAGTTATTGATAAACACAAGTAA
- the LOC122079616 gene encoding pentatricopeptide repeat-containing protein At5g39710: MRILKHQDARHHMRALLSSNASFSSRHSQSDAFLSDKAYTLLKMYPNQLDSLASQFTPQAASLLLLKSQFDQTLTLKFLNWARNHSFLDIQCKCLTLHILTRFNLYKMAQSIAEVMVSEEDDCSSIFECLKSTYHLCNSSSSVIDLLVKSYAHLTMVRKALITIDLAKYHGFMPGILSYNSVLDAMFRSRDSASLAEEFYGEMIRSGVSPNVYTYNILLRGCCVEGKLDKAFEVFSEMESKGCAPNVVTFNTLVDGSCKLGKINEAFRWFELMSQRGLQPNLISYNVIINGLCREGRIKETHGVLEEMGRKGMVPDKVTYNTLVNGHCREGNIHQALILHAEMIRMGISPNVVTYTALINSMCKAGNLNRAMEFLDEMRLRGLCPNEITYTTLIDGFSKQGYLNEANQVLKEMTENGFSPSIVTFNAFINGSCILGRMDEALRVIQDMIARGLDPDVVSYSTIITGFCRNRDLDKAFEMKQEMVGKGVFPDAVTYSSLIQGLCEQSRLVEACNLFHEMLSMGLPPDEFTYTTLINGYCMEGDVNKALILHDEMIQKGLLPDVVTYSVLIKGLSKQARTREARQLLFRLFYDESVPSDVTYDTLIGHCSNTESKSMIALIKSFCMKGLMDEADQVFESMTQRNWKPNEAAYNVIIHGHSRSGNVRKAFGLYEEMTRLGFIPNIISVLALIKALFNEGMNNELSRVINDILRSCRVADAEISKILVEINHKEGNMDAVFNVLTEMAKNGLLPNGGEKAISTV; the protein is encoded by the coding sequence atgcgaATCCTGAAGCACCAGGATGCCCGGCACCACATGCGTGCTCTCCTTTCCTCAAATGCTTCGTTTTCATCTCGTCATTCTCAATCTGATGCTTTCCTTTCAGACAAAGCCTACACTCTTCTCAAGATGTACCCCAACCAACTCGACTCATTAGCTTCCCAGTTCACCCCACAAGCAgcttccctcctcctcctcaaatCCCAATTCGATCAAACCCTAACCCTGAAATTCCTCAATTGGGCTCGCAATCATTCCTTCTTGGATATTCAATGCAAATGCCTTACTCTTCACATTCTTACCAGATTTAATCTCTACAAGATGGCCCAATCCATTGCCGAAGTTATGGTTTCTGAGGAGGATGACTGCTCTTCAATCTTTGAGTGCCTGAAATCGACTTACCATCTTTGCAACTCCAGTTCTTCTGTTATTGATCTCCTGGTGAAGTCATATGCTCACTTGACCATGGTTCGGAAAGCTTTAATTACTATTGATTTAGCAAAATATCATGGTTTTATGCCTGGCATCTTGTCGTACAATTCTGTACTTGATGCAATGTTCAGGTCTCGGGATTCGGCCTCGTTGGCAGAGGAGTTTTATGGAGAGATGATCAGATCTGGAGTGTCTCCTAATGTATATACTTATAACATTCTGCTCAGAGGTTGTTGTGTTGAAGGGAAATTGGATAAGGCTTTTGAAGTTTTCAGTGAGATGGAGAGTAAGGGTTGTGCCCCAAATGTAGTCACATTCAACACTTTGGTTGATGGATCCTGTAAACTGGGAAAGATCAATGAAGCATTCAGGTGGTTCGAATTAATGTCTCAGAGGGGTTTGCAGCCAAATCTGATTTCCTATAATGTCATTATTAATGGATTGTGCCGAGAAGGTAGGATTAAGGAAACACATGGTGTGCTTGAGGAAATGGGTAGGAAGGGTATGGTTCCTGATAAGGTCACTTATAACACACTTGTTAATGGGCACTGCAGGGAAGGGAACATCCATCAGGCACTTATATTACATGCAGAGATGATCAGGATGGGGATAAGCCCGAATGTTGTTACTTACACAGCCTTGATCAATAGCATGTGTAAGGCCGGAAATCTAAATCGAGCTATGGAGTTCTTGGATGAGATGCGGCTCAGAGGACTTTGTCCCAATGAGATAACCTATACCACCTTGATTGATGGCTTTTCTAAGCAAGGATATTTGAATGAAGCAAATCAAGTTTTGAAGGAAATGACTGAGAATGGATTCTCACCTTCTATTGTTACTTTTAACGCGTTTATCAATGGAAGCTGCATCTTGGGAAGAATGGATGAAGCTCTGCGGGTCATCCAAGATATGATAGCAAGGGGTTTGGACCCAGATGTAGTAAGTTATAGCACAATTATAACTGGTTTCTGCAGAAACCGAGATTTGGACAAGGCATTTGAAATGAAGCAGGAGATGGTTGGAAAGGGTGTATTTCCTGATGCTGTCACTTATTCATCACTGATTCAAGGTCTCTGTGAACAGAGTAGACTTGTTGAAGCTTGCAACCTATTCCATGAGATGTTGAGCATGGGGCTGCCTCCAGATGAATTTACTTATACGACTCTGATCAATGGTTATTGCATGGAAGGGGATGTAAATAAAGCTCTCATTCTGCATGATGAAatgatacaaaagggtttgctTCCGGATGTTGTCACCTACAGTGTGCTTATAAAGGGGCTCAGTAAACAAGCTCGGACTAGGGAAGCAAGGCAGCTCTTGTTCAGGTTGTTTTATGATGAGTCCGTTCCTAGTGATGTAACATATGATACACTAATTGGTCATTGCAGTAATACTGAATCTAAGAGCATGATAGCTCTCATAAAGAGTTTTTGTATGAAGGGATTGATGGATGAAGCAGATCAAGTTTTTGAATCAATGACTCAGAGAAACTGGAAGCCTAATGAAGCAGCCTACAATGTAATTATACATGGGCACTCTAGAAGTGGGAATGTGCGGAAAGCATTTGGACTGTATGAGGAAATGACAAGATTAGGTTTCATTCCTAACATTATTAGTGTTCTTGCCCTGATAAAAGCTCTTTTTAATGAGGGAATGAACAATGAATTAAGTCGAGTCATAAATGATATCTTGAGGAGCTGTAGAGTTGCTGATGCTGAGATTTCGAAAATTCTTGTCGAGATAAACCATAAAGAAGGGAACATGGATGCTGTTTTTAATGTCCTAACTGAAATGGCTAAGAATGGGCTCCTCCCTAATGGTGGGGAAAAAGCAATATCAACAGTATAA